The Canis lupus dingo isolate Sandy chromosome 4, ASM325472v2, whole genome shotgun sequence genome contains a region encoding:
- the GRK6 gene encoding G protein-coupled receptor kinase 6 isoform X1 produces MPRERVACPTCLGPRPWRPDWIRAKLLQDKGGGGNRKGKSKKWRQMLQFPHISQCEELRLSLERDYHSLCERQPIGRLLFREFCATRPELTRCIAFLDGVAEYEVTPDEKRKACGRQLMQNFLSHTGPDLIPEVPRQLVTNCSQRLEQGPCKDLFQELSRLTHEYLSMAPFADYLDSIYFNRFLQWKWLERQPVTKNTFRQYRVLGKGGFGEVCACQVRATGKMYACKKLEKKRIKKRKGEAMALNEKQILEKVNSRFVVSLAYAYETKDALCLVLTLMNGGDLKFHIYHMGQAGFPEPRAVFYAAEICCGLEDLHRERIVYRDLKPENILLDDHGHIRISDLGLAVHVPEGQTIKGRVGTVGYMAPEVVKNERYTFSPDWWALGCLLYEMIAGQSPFQQRKKKIKREEVERLVKEVPEEYSERFSPQARSLCSQLLCKDPAERLGCRGGGAREVKEHPLFKKLNFKRLGAGMLEPPFKPDPQAIYCKDVLDIEQFSTVKGVELEPTDQDFYQKFATGSVPIPWQNEMVETECFQELNVFGLDGSVPPDLDWKGQPPAPPKKGLLQRLFSRQDCCGNCSDSEEELPTRLELPTRL; encoded by the exons ATGCCCCGAGAAAGGGTAGCCTGCCCCACGTGCCTCGGGCCCAGACCCTGGCGCCCAGACTGGATCCGCGCAAAGTTGCTGCAGGATAAAG GTGGTGGTGGGAATCGCAAAGGCAAAAGCAAGAAATGGCGACAGATGCTGCAGTTCCCCCACATCAGCCAGTGTGAAGAGCTGCGGCTCAGCCTCG AACGTGACTACCATAGCCTGTGTGAGCGGCAGCCCATTGGGCGCCTGCTGTTCCGAGAGTTCTGTGCAACAAGGCCTGAGCTGACCCGCTGCATTGCCTTCCTGGATGGAGTG GCTGAGTATGAAGTGACCCCTGATGAGAAGCGGAAGGCCTGCGGGCGACAGCTAATGCAGAATTTTCTGAGCCACACG GGTCCTGACCTCATTCCTGAGGTCCCCCGGCAGCTGGTGACTAATTGCTCCCAGCGGCTGGAGCAGGGGCCCTGCAAAGACCTCTTCCAGGAGCTCAGCCG GCTGACCCATGAGTACCTGAGCATGGCTCCTTTTGCCGACTACCTCGACAGCATCTACTTCAACCGTTTCCTACAGTGGAAGTGGCTGGAAAG GCAGCCAGTGACCAAAAACACCTTCAGGCAGTACCGAGTCCTGGGCAAAGGTGGCTTTGGTGAG GTGTGTGCCTGCCAGGTGCGGGCAACAGGCAAGATGTACGCTTGCAAGAAGCTGGAAAAGAAGCGGATCAAGAAGCGGAAAGGGGAGGCCATGGCACTCAATGAAAAACAGATCCTGGAGAAAGTGAACAGTAGGTTTGTA GTGAGCTTGGCCTATGCCTATGAGACCAAGGATGCGCTGTGCCTGGTGCTGACGCTAATGAATGGAGGCGACCTCAAGTTCCACATCTACCACATGGGCCAGGCCGGCTTCCCCGAGCCTCGAGCTGTCTTCTATGCCGCGGAGATCTGCTGTGGCTTGGAGGACCTACACCGGGAACGCATCGTGTACAG gGACCTGAAGCCAGAGAACATCCTACTGGATGACCATG GTCACATCCGAATCTCTGACCTGGGGCTGGCTGTGCATGTGCCAGAGGGCCAGACCATCAAGGGTCGTGTGGGCACTGTAGGCTACATGG CTCCGGAGGTGGTGAAGAACGAACGGTACACATTTAGCCCAGACTGGTGGGCGCTAGGCTGCCTCCTGTATGAGATGATCGCAGGGCAGTCACCCTTccagcagaggaaaaagaaaatcaagcgAGAGGAGGTGGAGCGGCTGGTGAAGGAGGTGCCTGAGGAATACTCGGAACGCTTTTCCCCACAGGCCCGCTCACTCTGCTCCCAG CTCCTGTGCAAGGATCCTGCTGAGCGCCTAGGGTGTCGTGGAGGTGGTGCCCGTGAGGTGAAGGAACACCCCCTCTTCAAGAAGCTGAACTTCAAGCGGCTGGGAGCCGGCATGCTGGAGCCACCATTCAAGCCCGAC CCCCAGGCCATTTACTGCAAGGATGTTCTGGACATTGAACAGTTTTCCACAGTTAAGGGTGTGGAGCTGGAACCCACTGACCAGGACTTCTACCAGAAGTTTGCCACGGGCAGTGTGCCCATCCCCTGGCAGAATGAG ATGGTGGAGACCGAGTGCTTCCAGGAGCTGAATGTCTTTGGGCTAGATGGCTCAGTTCCCCCAGACCTGGACTGGAAGGGTCAGCCACCTGCACCCCCTAAGAAGGGACTGCTGCAGAGGCTCTTCAGCCGCCAG GATTGCTGTGGAAACTGCAGCGACAGTGAGGAAGAGCTCCCCACCCGCCTCGAGCTCCCCACCCGCCTCTAG
- the GRK6 gene encoding G protein-coupled receptor kinase 6 isoform X2 translates to MELENIVANTVLLKAREGGGGNRKGKSKKWRQMLQFPHISQCEELRLSLERDYHSLCERQPIGRLLFREFCATRPELTRCIAFLDGVAEYEVTPDEKRKACGRQLMQNFLSHTGPDLIPEVPRQLVTNCSQRLEQGPCKDLFQELSRLTHEYLSMAPFADYLDSIYFNRFLQWKWLERQPVTKNTFRQYRVLGKGGFGEVCACQVRATGKMYACKKLEKKRIKKRKGEAMALNEKQILEKVNSRFVVSLAYAYETKDALCLVLTLMNGGDLKFHIYHMGQAGFPEPRAVFYAAEICCGLEDLHRERIVYRDLKPENILLDDHGHIRISDLGLAVHVPEGQTIKGRVGTVGYMAPEVVKNERYTFSPDWWALGCLLYEMIAGQSPFQQRKKKIKREEVERLVKEVPEEYSERFSPQARSLCSQLLCKDPAERLGCRGGGAREVKEHPLFKKLNFKRLGAGMLEPPFKPDPQAIYCKDVLDIEQFSTVKGVELEPTDQDFYQKFATGSVPIPWQNEMVETECFQELNVFGLDGSVPPDLDWKGQPPAPPKKGLLQRLFSRQDCCGNCSDSEEELPTRLELPTRL, encoded by the exons ATGGAGCTCGAGAACATCGTAGCGAACACGGTGCTACTCAAGGCCCGGGAAG GTGGTGGTGGGAATCGCAAAGGCAAAAGCAAGAAATGGCGACAGATGCTGCAGTTCCCCCACATCAGCCAGTGTGAAGAGCTGCGGCTCAGCCTCG AACGTGACTACCATAGCCTGTGTGAGCGGCAGCCCATTGGGCGCCTGCTGTTCCGAGAGTTCTGTGCAACAAGGCCTGAGCTGACCCGCTGCATTGCCTTCCTGGATGGAGTG GCTGAGTATGAAGTGACCCCTGATGAGAAGCGGAAGGCCTGCGGGCGACAGCTAATGCAGAATTTTCTGAGCCACACG GGTCCTGACCTCATTCCTGAGGTCCCCCGGCAGCTGGTGACTAATTGCTCCCAGCGGCTGGAGCAGGGGCCCTGCAAAGACCTCTTCCAGGAGCTCAGCCG GCTGACCCATGAGTACCTGAGCATGGCTCCTTTTGCCGACTACCTCGACAGCATCTACTTCAACCGTTTCCTACAGTGGAAGTGGCTGGAAAG GCAGCCAGTGACCAAAAACACCTTCAGGCAGTACCGAGTCCTGGGCAAAGGTGGCTTTGGTGAG GTGTGTGCCTGCCAGGTGCGGGCAACAGGCAAGATGTACGCTTGCAAGAAGCTGGAAAAGAAGCGGATCAAGAAGCGGAAAGGGGAGGCCATGGCACTCAATGAAAAACAGATCCTGGAGAAAGTGAACAGTAGGTTTGTA GTGAGCTTGGCCTATGCCTATGAGACCAAGGATGCGCTGTGCCTGGTGCTGACGCTAATGAATGGAGGCGACCTCAAGTTCCACATCTACCACATGGGCCAGGCCGGCTTCCCCGAGCCTCGAGCTGTCTTCTATGCCGCGGAGATCTGCTGTGGCTTGGAGGACCTACACCGGGAACGCATCGTGTACAG gGACCTGAAGCCAGAGAACATCCTACTGGATGACCATG GTCACATCCGAATCTCTGACCTGGGGCTGGCTGTGCATGTGCCAGAGGGCCAGACCATCAAGGGTCGTGTGGGCACTGTAGGCTACATGG CTCCGGAGGTGGTGAAGAACGAACGGTACACATTTAGCCCAGACTGGTGGGCGCTAGGCTGCCTCCTGTATGAGATGATCGCAGGGCAGTCACCCTTccagcagaggaaaaagaaaatcaagcgAGAGGAGGTGGAGCGGCTGGTGAAGGAGGTGCCTGAGGAATACTCGGAACGCTTTTCCCCACAGGCCCGCTCACTCTGCTCCCAG CTCCTGTGCAAGGATCCTGCTGAGCGCCTAGGGTGTCGTGGAGGTGGTGCCCGTGAGGTGAAGGAACACCCCCTCTTCAAGAAGCTGAACTTCAAGCGGCTGGGAGCCGGCATGCTGGAGCCACCATTCAAGCCCGAC CCCCAGGCCATTTACTGCAAGGATGTTCTGGACATTGAACAGTTTTCCACAGTTAAGGGTGTGGAGCTGGAACCCACTGACCAGGACTTCTACCAGAAGTTTGCCACGGGCAGTGTGCCCATCCCCTGGCAGAATGAG ATGGTGGAGACCGAGTGCTTCCAGGAGCTGAATGTCTTTGGGCTAGATGGCTCAGTTCCCCCAGACCTGGACTGGAAGGGTCAGCCACCTGCACCCCCTAAGAAGGGACTGCTGCAGAGGCTCTTCAGCCGCCAG GATTGCTGTGGAAACTGCAGCGACAGTGAGGAAGAGCTCCCCACCCGCCTCGAGCTCCCCACCCGCCTCTAG
- the GRK6 gene encoding G protein-coupled receptor kinase 6 isoform X3 — protein sequence MPRERVACPTCLGPRPWRPDWIRAKLLQDKGGGGNRKGKSKKWRQMLQFPHISQCEELRLSLERDYHSLCERQPIGRLLFREFCATRPELTRCIAFLDGVAEYEVTPDEKRKACGRQLMQNFLSHTGPDLIPEVPRQLVTNCSQRLEQGPCKDLFQELSRLTHEYLSMAPFADYLDSIYFNRFLQWKWLERQPVTKNTFRQYRVLGKGGFGEVCACQVRATGKMYACKKLEKKRIKKRKGEAMALNEKQILEKVNSRFVVSLAYAYETKDALCLVLTLMNGGDLKFHIYHMGQAGFPEPRAVFYAAEICCGLEDLHRERIVYRDLKPENILLDDHGHIRISDLGLAVHVPEGQTIKGRVGTVGYMAPEVVKNERYTFSPDWWALGCLLYEMIAGQSPFQQRKKKIKREEVERLVKEVPEEYSERFSPQARSLCSQLLCKDPAERLGCRGGGAREVKEHPLFKKLNFKRLGAGMLEPPFKPDPQAIYCKDVLDIEQFSTVKGVELEPTDQDFYQKFATGSVPIPWQNEMVETECFQELNVFGLDGSVPPDLDWKGQPPAPPKKGLLQRLFSRQR from the exons ATGCCCCGAGAAAGGGTAGCCTGCCCCACGTGCCTCGGGCCCAGACCCTGGCGCCCAGACTGGATCCGCGCAAAGTTGCTGCAGGATAAAG GTGGTGGTGGGAATCGCAAAGGCAAAAGCAAGAAATGGCGACAGATGCTGCAGTTCCCCCACATCAGCCAGTGTGAAGAGCTGCGGCTCAGCCTCG AACGTGACTACCATAGCCTGTGTGAGCGGCAGCCCATTGGGCGCCTGCTGTTCCGAGAGTTCTGTGCAACAAGGCCTGAGCTGACCCGCTGCATTGCCTTCCTGGATGGAGTG GCTGAGTATGAAGTGACCCCTGATGAGAAGCGGAAGGCCTGCGGGCGACAGCTAATGCAGAATTTTCTGAGCCACACG GGTCCTGACCTCATTCCTGAGGTCCCCCGGCAGCTGGTGACTAATTGCTCCCAGCGGCTGGAGCAGGGGCCCTGCAAAGACCTCTTCCAGGAGCTCAGCCG GCTGACCCATGAGTACCTGAGCATGGCTCCTTTTGCCGACTACCTCGACAGCATCTACTTCAACCGTTTCCTACAGTGGAAGTGGCTGGAAAG GCAGCCAGTGACCAAAAACACCTTCAGGCAGTACCGAGTCCTGGGCAAAGGTGGCTTTGGTGAG GTGTGTGCCTGCCAGGTGCGGGCAACAGGCAAGATGTACGCTTGCAAGAAGCTGGAAAAGAAGCGGATCAAGAAGCGGAAAGGGGAGGCCATGGCACTCAATGAAAAACAGATCCTGGAGAAAGTGAACAGTAGGTTTGTA GTGAGCTTGGCCTATGCCTATGAGACCAAGGATGCGCTGTGCCTGGTGCTGACGCTAATGAATGGAGGCGACCTCAAGTTCCACATCTACCACATGGGCCAGGCCGGCTTCCCCGAGCCTCGAGCTGTCTTCTATGCCGCGGAGATCTGCTGTGGCTTGGAGGACCTACACCGGGAACGCATCGTGTACAG gGACCTGAAGCCAGAGAACATCCTACTGGATGACCATG GTCACATCCGAATCTCTGACCTGGGGCTGGCTGTGCATGTGCCAGAGGGCCAGACCATCAAGGGTCGTGTGGGCACTGTAGGCTACATGG CTCCGGAGGTGGTGAAGAACGAACGGTACACATTTAGCCCAGACTGGTGGGCGCTAGGCTGCCTCCTGTATGAGATGATCGCAGGGCAGTCACCCTTccagcagaggaaaaagaaaatcaagcgAGAGGAGGTGGAGCGGCTGGTGAAGGAGGTGCCTGAGGAATACTCGGAACGCTTTTCCCCACAGGCCCGCTCACTCTGCTCCCAG CTCCTGTGCAAGGATCCTGCTGAGCGCCTAGGGTGTCGTGGAGGTGGTGCCCGTGAGGTGAAGGAACACCCCCTCTTCAAGAAGCTGAACTTCAAGCGGCTGGGAGCCGGCATGCTGGAGCCACCATTCAAGCCCGAC CCCCAGGCCATTTACTGCAAGGATGTTCTGGACATTGAACAGTTTTCCACAGTTAAGGGTGTGGAGCTGGAACCCACTGACCAGGACTTCTACCAGAAGTTTGCCACGGGCAGTGTGCCCATCCCCTGGCAGAATGAG ATGGTGGAGACCGAGTGCTTCCAGGAGCTGAATGTCTTTGGGCTAGATGGCTCAGTTCCCCCAGACCTGGACTGGAAGGGTCAGCCACCTGCACCCCCTAAGAAGGGACTGCTGCAGAGGCTCTTCAGCCGCCAG aggTGA